One genomic window of Microbacterium testaceum StLB037 includes the following:
- a CDS encoding AEC family transporter, with translation MTGVLTGFAVVGLAVVVGYVIARIDLLGPHARHVLSRLTFFVLSPFLLFTVLATADVATLFSALLPVSMITAAVIIGVYALVSAVILKRRVGETVIGALSAGQVNSNNIGIPISLYMLGNAAYSAPVILFQLLVLMPIALSVLDAATSGSRSPWRILRQTAKNPMLIGSALGVLVAVLGIDLPPIVFDPLHLIAGACVPVLLMSYGMSLYGQRVLTEPGRRLDVIIASALKLVAMPALAWLIATWFGLPAEQVFIVVVLAALPTAQNVFNFAQRYGVGEILSRDVVFISTIGCLPVLFTVALLLDHSPA, from the coding sequence GTGACCGGTGTCCTGACCGGCTTCGCGGTCGTCGGGCTCGCGGTCGTCGTCGGCTACGTGATCGCCCGTATCGACCTGCTCGGTCCGCACGCGCGGCACGTCCTCAGTCGCCTGACGTTCTTCGTCCTGTCCCCGTTCCTGCTGTTCACCGTGCTGGCGACGGCCGACGTCGCCACCCTGTTCTCGGCGCTCCTGCCCGTGTCGATGATCACCGCGGCCGTCATCATCGGCGTCTACGCCCTCGTCTCGGCCGTCATCCTGAAACGTCGCGTCGGCGAGACGGTGATCGGTGCGCTGTCGGCGGGTCAGGTGAACAGCAACAACATCGGCATCCCGATCTCGCTCTACATGCTGGGCAATGCGGCGTACTCCGCCCCCGTCATCCTCTTCCAGTTGCTGGTGCTCATGCCCATCGCGCTGTCGGTCCTGGATGCCGCGACCTCGGGCTCGCGTTCGCCCTGGCGCATCCTCCGGCAGACGGCGAAGAACCCGATGCTCATCGGCTCGGCGCTCGGCGTCCTCGTCGCGGTGCTCGGAATCGACCTCCCGCCGATCGTGTTCGACCCGCTGCACCTCATCGCCGGCGCGTGCGTCCCGGTGCTGCTGATGTCGTACGGCATGTCCCTCTACGGACAGCGCGTGCTCACCGAGCCGGGCCGCCGCCTCGACGTGATCATCGCCTCCGCACTGAAGCTCGTGGCGATGCCCGCTCTCGCCTGGCTGATCGCCACGTGGTTCGGGCTGCCCGCCGAGCAGGTGTTCATCGTCGTCGTCCTCGCCGCGCTCCCGACCGCGCAGAACGTCTTCAACTTCGCCCAGCGCTACGGTGTGGGCGAGATCCTCTCCCGGGACGTCGTGTTCATCTCGACGATCGGATGCCTCCCCGTGCTGTTCACGGTCGCGCTGCTGCTGGACCACTCCCCCGCGTGA
- a CDS encoding serine/threonine-protein kinase — MSQSIDAAIPHTGDTLGGRYILSERVGAGGMGRVFRARDTVLGRDVAIKLFHTDRAADSEPSRRLAEARVLAAFDHPSLVTLYDARLDGGDHIYLVMEFVDGPSLQRRIEQDALEPAFVATLLADLARGLAAVHATGVVHRDVKPSNVLLRPTRHSPYGFEAVLADFGVAHLVDAARLTTPGTVIGTAAYLAPEQVRGEAPRPASDIYALGLLTIEALTRLHPYGGGTLQETVLARLSRTPSIPASLGREWSSLLVAMTSFDPSDRPDASVVAERATALAHVAQTEIPDAADLDVLDLLGLETAPWSLLPDAENVPEDAPPTRVARKRSVPRRRPAIRASWLGAAALAVALIIGGHVVALSVFAPRQQVTEIAPSPAHSAPAAQQVAVSGSR, encoded by the coding sequence ATGAGCCAGTCGATCGACGCCGCGATTCCGCACACCGGCGACACGCTCGGCGGCCGCTACATCCTCTCCGAACGCGTCGGCGCTGGCGGCATGGGACGCGTCTTCCGCGCACGCGACACGGTGCTCGGGCGTGACGTCGCGATCAAGCTCTTCCACACCGATCGTGCCGCGGATTCCGAGCCGTCGCGGCGCCTCGCCGAGGCACGCGTCCTGGCCGCGTTCGACCACCCGTCGCTGGTCACGCTCTACGACGCGCGTCTGGACGGCGGCGATCACATCTACCTCGTCATGGAGTTCGTCGACGGGCCCTCTCTCCAGCGCCGGATCGAGCAGGACGCGCTCGAACCCGCGTTCGTCGCCACCCTCCTCGCCGATCTCGCCCGGGGTCTCGCCGCGGTGCATGCCACCGGAGTCGTCCACCGCGACGTCAAGCCGTCGAACGTGCTCCTCCGCCCCACGCGACACTCCCCGTACGGCTTCGAGGCGGTGCTCGCCGACTTCGGCGTCGCCCACCTCGTCGACGCCGCCCGCCTGACCACCCCGGGGACCGTGATCGGAACGGCCGCGTACCTCGCACCCGAGCAGGTCCGCGGCGAGGCTCCTCGTCCCGCCTCCGACATCTACGCGCTCGGCCTCCTGACCATCGAGGCGCTGACGCGCTTGCATCCCTACGGTGGCGGCACGCTGCAGGAGACGGTCTTGGCGCGCCTCTCGCGTACCCCGTCGATCCCCGCTTCCCTCGGGCGCGAATGGTCGTCGCTTCTCGTCGCGATGACCTCCTTCGACCCGTCCGACCGCCCCGACGCGTCCGTCGTCGCGGAACGGGCGACGGCGCTGGCCCACGTCGCACAGACGGAGATCCCGGATGCCGCTGACCTCGACGTCCTCGACCTCCTCGGCCTCGAGACGGCTCCCTGGAGCCTGCTCCCCGACGCCGAGAACGTCCCCGAGGACGCACCCCCGACCCGCGTCGCGCGGAAGCGCTCCGTGCCCCGCAGACGGCCCGCGATCCGGGCATCCTGGCTGGGTGCCGCCGCCCTCGCCGTCGCACTCATCATCGGAGGGCACGTCGTGGCCCTTTCCGTCTTCGCGCCCCGTCAGCAGGTGACCGAGATCGCTCCGTCCCCCGCGCACAGCGCGCCGGCCGCACAGCAGGTCGCGGTCTCCGGCTCGCGCTGA